A genomic stretch from Erigeron canadensis isolate Cc75 chromosome 9, C_canadensis_v1, whole genome shotgun sequence includes:
- the LOC122581405 gene encoding E3 ubiquitin-protein ligase UPL4: protein MGNRGQKRADSPEELPADKRACSSLEFRPSSSTSPVETTSTSTANQTPDQEMEESSSASDTHEDNNSAYGSCDSDEMGDVEQRRNRREMADYQRQRLSGDQVKFKRVLSNLNEQTEESEQQDALRELCEILSFCTDSSLSSLMADSLSPILIKLAGHESNPEIMLLSIRALTYLCDSHPRSSSFIIRHDGILVLCKRLLAFEYEDVAEQCLQALEKISREQPLACLQSGAIMAVLTFIDFFSTSTQRVALSTVVNICKKLPSEGFSQFMDAVPILCRLLEYEDNQLVEHVGTCLIKIVERVHQSPEMLDELCKHGLIHQIAHLVDLNSRTTLSYSVHTGLIGLLVKLASGSMIAVSTLFDLNISNILKDILSTYDLSHGMPSPRAVDGHSNQVHEVLKLLIQLLPVVARNDGVQLAEEKAAFLMNHPDLLQKFGNDLLHVLIQVVDSGVDLHVCYGCLSVIDKLVYYSNPDTLLDLLKQNNISRFLAGVFTRKDQHILLLALSISETILKKTSDVFVGPFVKEGVLFAIDALISPEKGSQFMFTMFNDIHLSNNSTIRTCLCSSFDICSLASTSESRACKLEKDCVQTLAKHIRTNYFETNSTTSANATTAILEKLKSLSAELASMMTDGMVEEEYERVLHQIMSHLNGGDVISTFEFVESGITGSLFSYLSSGECSGRNAVNSGSKIQPCIAERRLETFGRLFWSNFSLSEFILKLQSALSSVEDFPVVLNSVSKQRNSYATVPYKRGTTYPCLKVLFEKEEGELTLSDYSGDVQNVDPFSHFDAIEKFLWPKVCSNNNKDTSPPMKVADEDGSSAQSPSDTSRHNVGQTSSESSSGNEVRTDSMEIDQHASQKDSSMEIDQQASQKDSSISSEHPEASINDGQLLFYLEGKLMDRELTIYQAILRHHKAEYDTISHATLWNQIHKVAYKKASNLEKSSSLLLGCHACLSASLEKPTLCAPFYSHMLFSEIGSAVVKSTPCHDLLFLLRTLEAVNRFRFHIMSNENISAFAEGRISDLDGVKATGVGILGVLKNEFVNSRLTEKLEQQMRDPLAISTGGMPSWCKQLMTSCPFLFSFEARCKYFRLVALGKHQGQPLVSSGSSSRIQSDASMARKKFLVYRHKILESAAKMMDLNANQKVVLEVKYDEEVGTGLGPTMEFFTLVSNEFQKPGLRMWRGDNVSGALFECLGNPDSVLVASPFGLFPCPWCQSISVSSGMDFSEVKRKFVLLGQIVAKAIHDGRILDLPFSKAFYRLILGQELTMYDIQSFDPVLGKTLIEFRALVERRKYLELIGQSSAVNHDPCFRDTKIEDLHLDFTLPGYPDFMLVSGPDKEMVNTTNLEEYIELVVDATINSGISKQMDAFKSGFNQVFPINHLQIFTDEELERLLCGESETWNANQLSDLIKFDHGYTASSPPIIHFLDIMQEFDQEQQKAFVKFVTGAARLPLGGLASLNPKLTIVRKHCDKVADADLPSVMTCANYLKLPPYSSKETMKEKLLYAITEGQGSFHLS from the exons ATGGGAAACCGGGGGCAAAAACGAGCAGACTCTCCTGAGGAGTTGCCTGCAGATAAGAGGGCATGTAGTTCGTTGGAGTTCAGGCCAAGTTCATCGACGTCACCAGTAGAAACCACAAGTACGTCCACTGCAAATCAAACCCCTGATCAAGAAATGGAAGAATCGTCGTCTGCTTCTGATACACATGAAGATAATAATTCTGCATATGGGTCATGTGATTCTGATGAAATGGGTGATGTAGAACAAAGAAGGAATAGACGAGAGATGGCTGATTACCAAAGGCAGAGGTTATCGGGGGATCAAGTGAAATTCAAGAGGGTATTATCAAATTTGAATGAACAAACTGAGGAGTCTGAACAACAGGATGCCCTTAGAGAACTCTGTGAAATATTATCTTTTTGCACAGATAGTTCTTTATCGAGTTTGATGGCGGACTCGTTATCCCCTATACTTATAAAGTTGGCTGGCCATGAAAGTAACCCCGAGATTATGCTTTTATCTATTAGGGCTTTAACTTATCTATGTGACAGTCATCCTCGATCCTCTAGTTTTATCATTAGACATGATGGAATTTTGGTACTATGTAAGAGATTGCTGGCCTTTGAGTACGAGGATGTAGCTGAACAG TGTTTGCAAGCATTAGAGAAAATATCACGTGAGCAGCCACTTGCGTGCTTACAGTCTGGTGCAATAATGGCCGTTCTTACCTTTATCGATTTCTTTTCGACCAGTACACAG AGGGTTGCTCTTTCCACGGTGGTGAACATATGCAAGAAGCTTCCATCTGAAGGTTTTTCGCAGTTTATGGATGCAGTTCCAATATTGTGCAGACTTCTGGAATACGAAGACAATCAG CTTGTTGAACATGTTGGTACTTGCCTAATTAAAATAGTGGAACGAGTACATCAATCCCCTGAGATGTTGGATGAACTTTGTAAACACGGGCTGATCCACCAGATCGCACATCTTGTAGACTTGAACAGCCGGACCACTCTATCTTATTCTGTTCATACT GGTCTGATTGGGCTACTTGTTAAACTTGCTTCTGGTTCAATGATAGCTGTGAGCACGCTTTTTGATCTTAATATAAGCAACATTTTGAAGGATATATTGTCAACATATGATCTTTCACATGGAATGCCTTCCCCTCGGGCAGTTGATGGTCATAGTAATCAG GTGCATGAAGTCTTGAAGTTGTTGATTCAGCTTCTGCCTGTTGTAGCTAGAAACGACGGAGTTCAATTGGCAGAAGAAAAGGCAGCTTTCTTGATGAATCATCCTGATCTTCTGCAGAAGTTTGGGAATGATTTATTACATGTTTTAATCCAG GTTGTTGATTCAGGTGTAGATTTACATGTATGTTATGGATGCCTATCTGTTATCGACAAGTTAGTTTATTACAGCAACCCTGATACGCTTCTTGATTTGCTAAAGCAAAACAACATTTCAAG GTTTTTGGCTGGTGTGTTCACTCGTAAGGATCAACATATTCTTCTGCTTGCCCTTAGTATTTCTGAGACCATCCTTAAAAAAACTTCTGATGTATTCGTGGGACCCTTTGTAAAGGAAGGAGTTCTTTTTGCCATTGATGCACTTATATCTCCAGAGAAGGGTTCACAGTTTATGTTTACAATGTTCAACGACATTCATCTATCGAATAATTCAACTATAAGAACATGCTTATGCTCTTCTTTTGACATTTGCTCGTTAGCATCAACTTCAGAATCACGTGCTTGTAAGTTGGAAAAGGATTGTGTTCAAACTCTTGCAAAACACATAAGAACTAATTACTTCGAGACAAACTCGACCACCTCTGCGAATGCAACAACTGCTATCCTGGAAAAGCTTAAATCTTTATCTGCTGAATTAGCTTCAATGATGACTGATGGGATGGTTGAAGAAGAGTATGAACGTGTCTTGCATCAAATTATGTCACATCTAAATGGGGGAGATGTGATTTCTACTTTTGAATTTGTTGAAAGCGGAATTACCGGGTCGTTGTTTAGTTATTTATCTAGCGGTGAATGTTCTGGAAGAAATGCCGTCAATAGTGGGTCAAAAATTCAACCCTGCATTGCAGAAAGAAGACTGGAGACTTTTGGGAGACTTTTTTGGTCAAACTTTTCATTATctgaatttattttaaaattacaaagtGCGTTATCTTCTGTCGAAGATTTTCCCGTAGTATTGAATAGTGTATCCAAACAGAGAAATTCGTATGCTACTGTTCCGTATAAGCGTGGTACCACTTATCCTTGTCTGAAAGTTTTGTTTGAGAAGGAAGAGGGAGAGTTGACATTAAGTGACTACTCGGGAGATGTTCAAAACGTTGACCCGTTTTCACATTTTGATGCAATTGAAAAGTTCTTATGGCCTAAGGTTTGTTCAAACAATAACAAAGATACAAGTCCACCCATGAAGGTGGCAGATGAAGATGGCTCCAGTGCTCAATCACCGTCGGATACAAGTCGCCACAATGTCGGACAGACTAGTTCTGAATCATCAAGTGGGAATGAAGTTCGAACT GACTCCATGGAGATTGACCAACATGCTTCACAAAAAGATAGTAGCATGGAGATTGACCAACAAGCTTCACAAAAAGATAGCAGCATCAGCAGTGAGCACCCTGAAGCCAGTATAAATGACGGTCAACTATTGTTTTATCTCGAAGGAAAGCTGATGGATCGGGAGTTGACCATATATCAAGCCATACTTCGACATCACAAAGCAGAATATGACACTATCAGTCATGCAACCTTATGGAATCAAATACATAAAGTAGCATACAAAAAAGCATCAAATTTAGAAAAAAGTAGCTCCTTGCTTCTTGGCTGTCATGCATGTTTGTCAGCTTCCTTGGAAAAGCCTACATTATGTGCCCCGTTTTATTCACACATGCTTTTTTCTGAAATTGGTTCAGCAGTGGTAAAGTCAACTCCCTGTCATGATTTGTTGTTTTTGCTGAGAACTTTGGAAGCTGTGAACAGGTTTAGGTTCCATATCATGTCTAACGAAAATATATCAGCTTTTGCTGAAGGCAGAATTAGTGACTTAGATGGTGTAAAAGCGACAGGTGTGGGTATTCTGGGCGTTCTGAAGAATGAGTTTGTAAATAGTAGGTTAACAGAAAAGCTAGAGCAGCAGATGCGGGACCCATTAGCCATCTCTACTGGTGGAATGCCATCATGGTGTAAACAATTAATGACATCATGCCCTTTCTTATTTAGTTTTGAGGCTAGATGCAAGTACTTCCGGTTGGTGGCACTAGGTAAGCATCAGGGTCAACCCCTGGTATCATCAGGCTCATCCTCACGTATCCAAAGTGATGCTTCTATGGCTCGGAAAAAGTTTTTGGTTTATAGACATAAGATTCTCGAGTCAGCTGCCAAAATGATGGATCTAAATGCCAATCAGAAAGTCGTTCTTGAGGTGAAATATGATGAAGAAGTTGGTACAGGACTTGGCCCGACAATGGAGTTCTTTACTCTGGTAAGTAATGAGTTTCAAAAGCCAGGCCTCAGGATGTGGCGGGGAGACAATGTCTCGGGGGCTTTATTTGAATGCTTAGGAAACCCTGATTCTGTGCTTGTTGCATCTCCATTTGGGCTCTTTCCGTGCCCATGGTGTCAATCCATTAGTGTCTCAAGTGGTATGGATTTCTCAGAGGTGAAAAGAAAATTTGTTCTTCTGGGCCAGATTGTGGCAAAGGCTATTCATGATGGACGGATTTTGGATCTCCCCTTCTCCAAAGCTTTCTATAGACTAATCCTTGGACAG GAACTCACTATGTATGACATCCAGTCATTTGACCCTGTTTTGGGTAAGACCCTTATCGAGTTTCGGGCTCTTGTTGAGAGGAGAAAGTATTTAGAATTAATTGGACAGAGTTCAGCTGTTAATCATGATCCATGCTTCCGAGATACAAAAATCGAGGATTTGCACCTGGATTTTACTCTTCCTGGTTATCCAGATTTCATGCTTGTATCTGGGCCTGATAAAGAAATG GTGAATACAACAAATTTGGAGGAATACATTGAACTTGTGGTCGATGCCACAATAAATTCTGGAATCTCTAAACAAATGGATGCTTTTAAATCAGGATTTAATCAG GTTTTTCCAATAAACCATCTTCAGATATTCACTGACGAGGAACTTGAACGTCTTCTATGTGGAGAAAGTGAAACTTGGAAT GCGAACCAGCTTTCAGATCTCATTAAGTTTGATCATGGATATACTGCCAGCAGTCCTCCTATTATACAT TTTCTAGACATCATGCAAGAATTTGACCAGGAGCAACAAAAAGCTTTTGTGAAGTTTGTGACTGGTGCCGCACGGCTTCCTCTTGGTGGTTTGGCATCGCTTAACCCAAAACTCACTATCGTGCGCAAG CATTGTGATAAAGTGGCGGATGCTGACCTCCCCAGCGTGATGACATGTGCTAATTATCTCAAATTGCCTCCATACTCTTCAAAG gAAACAATGAAGGAAAAGCTCTTATATGCAATAACAGAAGGCCAGGGGTCGTTTCATCTTTCCTAA